In Helianthus annuus cultivar XRQ/B chromosome 3, HanXRQr2.0-SUNRISE, whole genome shotgun sequence, a single window of DNA contains:
- the LOC110931360 gene encoding uncharacterized protein LOC110931360 → MLHFVHINITGNPSGYQEDTEDPMVFQAQLQEKPKPKKRILDWKRGRRKKPVAQKIKKTEDPKDKGKGKEIEESSGQAQEMPPWEELDRKLANSDLIGPADENLFNYPAESQLPVNLEPAIPDPIVNPRPLPGELEEWWTTDWQFQNLLNNPNTYFPQFDPEPAPNPPMSTENLAELRHYGEELVEAGNRIRELGEQISWKYDERERRF, encoded by the coding sequence atgttgcattttgtgcacatcaatatCACAGGAAACCCATCCGGCTACCAAGAAGATACTGAAGATCCAATGGTGTTCCAGGCCCAACTGCAGGAAAAACCAAAGCCGAAAAAGAGAATCTTGGACTGGAAACGTGGGCGTAGGAAGAAACCAGTTGCACAGAAGATTAAAAAGACTGAGGATCCGAAAGATAAGGGGAAAGGAAAAGAGATCGAGGAAAGTTCAGGGCAAGCTCAGGAAATGCCACCATGGGAGGAGCTGGATCGTAAACTGGCAAATAGCGACCtaatcggacctgccgatgaaaaccTCTTCAATTACCCAGCCGAATCACAACTTCCAGTTAATTTGGAACCTGCTATCCCAGATCCTATTGTCAACCCCCGACCTCTACCAGGAgagctggaagaatggtggacaactgactggcaatttcagaatcTCTTGAATAACCCTAACACCTATTTCCCCCAGTTTGACCCTGAGCCTGCACCAAACCCACCTATGAGCACAGAAAACTTGGCTGAACTCCGTCACTATGGCGAAGAACTGGTGGAAGCAGGAAATCGAATCCGGGAACTGGGAGAACAGATctcatggaaatacgacgagagggagcgtcgtttctGA
- the LOC110928851 gene encoding uncharacterized protein LOC110928851: MITSPNNFQVRKRKWKTVLFLLRKRKRNIDHHLKHPIGAEIFNGIHGGDSRRRNDAYCSGGDERDVNPRNYVDRIFEGSGKVNPRLGLDNVDAYCSGVDARDVNPRNDVDRKLEGFGKVNPRSGLDNDKVVDVDVGVCCSGVDERGENPRDDVDCELEGMGKVSPRLDLDNVDDDDDANCSGVDERGENSREDDVGWGFEGSGKENSRLGLDHVVGEEGEEEEVVVDESSKSAVMVVSERKKDGGDTPPDDDCCPICFDSFSIACKTNCGHWFCANCILQFWTYRTVLQKCNCPICARPISKLTPEASLNMMNEVEVVEVLKNVQRYNRLFQGGINGVIRKAFEVPNLFTRMLCGLMDPDRFRGNYYAMRSFALLMSCIYNIGSFEFIPTGTLGVRRLFDLCAIALVVILCLVGICHRLLLRQRVRRLAANQP; encoded by the exons ATGATCACAAGCCCTAATAATTTTCAGGTGAGGAAGAGGAAGTGGAAGACGGTCTTGTTTCTGCTCAGAAAGAGGAAGAGAAACATCGATCATCATCTTAAACACCCGATCGGTGCTGAGATTTTCAACGGAATTCATGGCGGAGATTCACGGCGGCGTAACGATGCTTATTGTTCTGGTGGTGATGAGAGAGATGTAAACCCTAGGAATTATGTTGATCGGATATTTGAAGGTTCTGGAAAGGTAAACCCTAGGTTAGGTTTAGATAATGTTGATGCTTATTGTTCTGGTGTTGATGCGAGAGATGTAAACCCTAGAAATGATGTTGATCGGAAATTGGAAGGTTTTGGAAAGGTAAACCCTAGGTCAGGTTTAGATAATgataaagttgttgatgttgatgttgGTGTTTGTTGTTCTGGTGTTGATGAGAGAGGTGAAAACCCTAGAGATGATGTTGATTGTGAATTGGAAGGTATGGGAAAGGTAAGCCCTAGGTTAGATTTAGataatgttgatgatgatgatgatgctaatTGTTCTGGTGTTGATGAGAGAGGTGAAAACTCTAGAGAGGATGATGTTGGCTGGGGATTTGAAGGTTCTGGAAAGGAAAACTCTAGGCTAGGTTTAGATCATGTTGTAGGAGAAGAGGGGGAGGAGGAAGAGGTGGTGGTGGATGAGAGTTCGAAGTCTGCGGTAATGGTTGTTTCGGAGAGGAAGAAGGATGGGGGAGATACGCCTCCTGATGATGATTGCTGTCCGATTTGCTTTGATAGTTTTTCAATTGCCTGTAAAACAAACTGTGGGCACTGGTTTTGTG CCAATTGCATATTGCAATTCTGGACCTATAGAACAGTTCTTCAAAAATGCAACTGTCCTATTTGTGCACGTCCCATTAGCAAGTTGACACCAGAGGCATCTTTAAACATGATGAATGAAGTGGAAGTTGTTGAGGTCCTAAAAAACGTGCAGAGGTATAACCGCCTTTTTCAGGGTGGTATTAATGGTGTCATACGG AAAGCCTTCGAGGTTCCAAATTTGTTTACAAGAATGCTATGTGGTCTGATGGATCCAGATAGATTTAGGGGAAACTACTATGCAATGCGTTCCTTCGCC TTGTTGATGAGTTGCATATATAACATCGGTTCCTTCGAATTTATTCCAACAG GGACATTAGGGGTGAGGCGGCTGTTTGATCTCTGTGCTATAGCACTAGTGGTAATCCTGTGTTTGGTTGGGATCTGCCATAGGTTGTTGCTCCGACAGCGGGTCAGGCGGTTGGCGGCTAACCAACCATGA
- the LOC110928852 gene encoding ATP-dependent DNA helicase Q-like 4A, whose amino-acid sequence MSGSNFGGGSKHVDKVTKNNWSQHAETHNNFSNQDKFLKSNFLYSLPTQKPCVEGAMAASLRSLSCQFQNATNSQSPLAEKAWQAFSNLKLSSRNYIKPGKSRPVANNNGGTAFFQDVRRPTQQYFSDVNNKKMGQNQADHSNEINNIQHSEPRPMANRFAAASTYASSSSGAGYRNMNSSYSNATNSGHCYTTNASHFKGFEETDARGIDDDDDDILLNLDVDQIVSQHYQSAGTPQSSVTPAIINNTARHDGTSLPPELCVDCTHGFKLGLCPEASDHLQIMKDMLISISNDLLDNVDLNSGQIEKLRQDRLMLNKQIQQLEKYLQSRSVNDTGSKSNFASTQTTVTRAFQYESPPTLASRVDPIRLDNQFYTNNEIDGSNRWNSPSVSYSYSSAGNNNISISSAPVEREPYIPKYVEVNYIEGSNDKKWSKRDFPWTKELEDNNKKVFGNHSFRPNQREVINATMSGHDVFVLMPTGGGKSLTYQLPAFISPGITLVISPLVSLIQDQIMHLLQANIPAAYLSANMEWPEQQGILRDLCSEHCIYKLLYVTPEKVAKSDFLLRQLENLHARELLDRIVIDEAHCVSQWGHDFRPDYQGLGILKQKFPKIPVLALTATATASVKEDVVQALGLVDCIIFRQSFNRPNLRFSVIPKTKKCLEDIDKFIRGTHFDQCGIIYCLSRMDCEKVAEKLKEYGHKAAFYHASMDPELRASVQKQWSKDEINVICATVAFGMGINKPDVRFVIHHSLPKSIEGYHQECGRAGRDGQIASCVLYYSYSDYIRVKYMLSYGAAEQTPFTYGQPRTSSTNSGRLETNSENLLRMVSYCENDIDCRRFLQLVHFGEKFDCSNCKKTCDNCSNTRTLVDKDVTMIAKQLVELVKSCKQQFSSSHILDVFRGSMSQIVKRNKHNLLSLHGAGKHIAKGEASRVLRHLVVEEILVEDVKKSDLYGSTSSVLKVNEQKAFTLLAGRQTITLRFPSTAKASKTYTSDATPAKGPLTSSKKTPVQVYTPASAQPQSTVDSGLSAKLFPALRILRRNLVKASDTGVCAHHIFADTTLHDICKRMPRNKEELLEVNGIGKAKVSKYGDKVLEVIEATIKEHYGVTRPDDIENKRNTYMNIDSYAFEGRHSLTGGNGSSANSSDSAKRRRNTVINTYDASRDDDDFVDDFVASTARSKKRVVEKPNPNPIADPVDYFDEIPDEVLDFCDSFDNVGTNVSSQKAEQNTGGRVLPSW is encoded by the exons ATGAG TGGAAGCAATTTTGGTGGTGGTTCTAAACATGTGGACAAGGTGACGAAAAATAATTGGTCTCAACATGCCGAAACCCATAATAATTTTTCGAACCAAGATAAATTTTTGAAATCCAATTTTCTTTACTCTCTGCCAACACAAAAACCGTGTGTTGAAGGAGCAATGGCAGCATCTTTAAG ATCGTTGTCTTGCCAGTTTCAAAATGCTACGAACTCACAGAGTCCACTAGCTGAAAAG GCGTGGCAAGCATTTTCCAACCTTAAATTGTCTTCTAGAAACTATATTAAACCTGGTAAAAGCCGGCCAGTAGCTAATAATAATGGCGGTACTGCCTTTTTTCAAGATGTTAGAAGACCTACCCAACAATACTTCTCTGatgtaaataacaaaaaaatggGGCAAAATCAAGCAGATCATTCCAATGAGATCAATAATATTCAGCACAGTGAGCCCAGGCCTATGGCCAATCGGTTTGCAGCAGCTTCCACTTATGCATCGAGTTCTAGTGGTGCTGGTTATAGAAACATGAACAGCTCATACAGCAATGCCACAAATTCAGGCCACTGTTACACCACAAATGCAAGTCACTTCAAAGGATTTGAGGAGACTGATGCTCGTGGTattgatgacgatgatgatgatattcTCCTG AATCTTGATGTGGATCAAATAGTATCCCAACACTATCAATCAGCTGGCACACCGCAGTCATCAGTCACTCCAGCTATAATCAATAACACTGCAAGACATGACGGCACAAGTTTGCCTCCAGAACTGTGTGTCGACTGCACTCATGGTTTTAAG TTAGGACTTTGTCCTGAAGCTTCAGACCATTTGCAAATAATGAAGGACATGCTCATTTCCATATCAAATGATCTGCTTGACAACGTTGACCTGAATTCCGGTCAAATAGAAAAGCTGCGTCAAGATAG GTTAATGTTGAATAAACAAATTCAACAGCTTGAGAAATATCTCCAGTCTCGTTCAGTTAACGACACAGGATCCAAATCAAACTTTGCTTCTACGCAAACTACCGTCACCAGAGCTTTTCAATACGAAAGTCCTCCAACACTTGCTTCTAGGGTTGATCCCATCAGACTTGATAATCAGTTTTACACGAATAACGAGATAGACGGGTCTAATAGATGGAATTCACCATCAGTATCATATTCATATTCCTCAGCTGGTAATAATAATATTAGTATATCTTCAGCTCCTGTGGAGAGAGAACCGTACATCCCAAAGTATGTGGAAGTCAATTATATTGAAGGTTCAAATGACAAAAAGTGGAGTAAACGCGATTTCCCATGGACCAAAGAGTTGGAG GATAACAACAAGAAGGTGTTTGGTAATCACTCATTCCGACCTAATCAAAGAGAGGTGATTAACGCAACAATGAGTGGACATGATGTTTTTGTTTTAATGCCAACTGGAGGTGGAAAAAGCTTGACATATCAG TTGCCTGCTTTTATCAGTCCTGGTATAACATTGGTAATCTCACCACTTGTTTCACTGATCCAAGATCAAATAATGCATCTCTTGCAG GCAAACATTCCTGCTGCTTACTTAAGTGCAAATATGGAATGGCCCGAGCAACAAGGGATTCTAAGAGATCTTTGCTCAGAGCACTGTATTTATAAGCTGCTATATGTCACCCCAGAGAAAGTGGCAAA AAGTGATTTTTTGCTGCGCCAATTGGAAAACCTACATGCACGAGAATTGCTAGATAGAATTGTCATTGATGAAGCACATTGTGTGAGCCAATGGGGGCATGATTTCAGACCAGATTATCAG GGTCTTGGTATCTTGAagcaaaaatttccaaaaatacCAGTTTTGGCGTTAACTGCAACTGCTACAGCCAGCGTTAAGGAAGATGTTGTGCAGGCTCTTGGTCTCGTTGATTGTATTATTTTTAGGCAGAGTTTTAACCGTCCAAACCTAAG ATTTTCGGTTATCCCTAAAACGAAAAAATGTCTGGAGGATATTGACAAGTTTATCAGGGGCACTCATTTTGATCAATGTGGAATCATCTATTGTCTATCAAGGATGGACTGTGAAAAAGTGGCTGAGAAGTTGAAG GAGTATGGGCACAAAGCAGCATTTTACCATGCTTCAATGGACCCTGAGCTGCGTGCATCAGTTCAAAAGCAGTGGAGTAAAGATGAAATTAATGTAATATGTGCAACCGTGGCGTTTGGAATGG GGATCAACAAACCGGATGTTCGATTCGTCATTCATCATTCTCTTCCTAAATCAATCGAGGGCTACCACCAg GAGTGTGGACGGGCAGGTAGAGATGGTCAGATTGCTTCTTGTGTGTTGTATTACAGTTATAGCGATTAT ATACGGGTCAAGTATATGCTTAGCTATGGGGCTGCAGAGCAAACCCCCTTCACATATGGACAACCTCGTACCAGTTCCACAAATTCGGGAAGGCTAGAAACAAATTCTGAAAACCTTTTACGAATG GTTAGTTACTGCGAAAATGACATTGACTGCAGACGATTTTTACAACTTGTTCATTTTGGCGAAAAGTTCGATTGTTCTAATTGCAAAAAAACATGTGACAATTGTTCGAACACTCGAACCCTTGTGGACAAAGATGTCACTATGATAGCAAAACAACTG GTTGAGTTAGTGAAATCATGCAAACAACAATTCTCATCATCTCACATCTTGGATGTCTTCAGAGGTTCCATGAGCCAAATT gttAAAAGGAACAAGCACAATTTGTTAAGTTTACATGGTGCTGGAAAACATATTGCTAAGGGAGAAGCCTCACGTGTTCTACGTCATCTTGTTGTTGAAGAGATTCTTGTGGAGGATGTAAAGAAAAGTGATCTCTATGGATCCACATCATCAGTTTTAAAA GTAAATGAACAAAAGGCTTTTACTCTACTTGCTGGTCGGCAGACCATAACCTTAAG ATTCCCTTCTACTGCTAAAGCATCCAAAACTTATACAAGCGATGCAACCCCAGCAAAAGGCCCTCTaacatcatcaaagaaaactcCGGTACAAGTATATACTCCTGCTTCTGCTCAACCTCAATCAACAGTAGACTCG GGTCTTTCAGCCAAGTTATTTCCGGCTTTGCGAATTCTTCGAAGAAATCTTGTTAAGGCATCAGATACTGGTGTCTGCGCACACCACATATTTGC GGACACAACACTGCACGATATCTGCAAAAGGATGCCCAGAAATAAAGAAGAACTTCTTGAAGTCAACGGCATTGGCAA GGCGAAAGTAAGCAAGTATGGGGATAAAGTTTTGGAGGTCATTGAAGCTACCATAAAAGAACACTATGGTGTAACCCGGCCCGATGATATAGAAAATAAACGTAACACGTATATGAACATCGATTCATATGCTTTCGAGGGGCGGCATTCTTTGACAGGTGGCAATGGCAGCAGTGCCAATAGTTCTGATTCTGCAAAGAGAAGAAGAAACACAGTTATAAATACATATGATGCATCAAGAGACGACGATGATTTTGTTGATGATTTCGTTGCAAGCACTGCACGTTCAAAGAAGAGGGTAGTGGAGAAACCGAATCCGAATCCGATCGCTGACCCTGTTGACTATTTTGATGAAATACCCGatgaagttcttgacttctgtgATTCTTTTGATAATGTGGGGACAAATGTTTCAAGTCAAAAGGCGGAACAGAATACCGGGGGACGAGTACTACCTTCTTGGTGA